In the Manis javanica isolate MJ-LG chromosome 12, MJ_LKY, whole genome shotgun sequence genome, TGCCACAGGTCTCATGGTATTTCCactccatgttgtagcatggatGCTAGTTCAGTATTGGCACACACACGTGTACATGCTATTCCACATCTTCACACTTTGAAGGTTCTTCAAGCCTAGTATCTCAAGAGGCCCCAAGAGGCACCGCTGCCCAGCCCCTGGTCAGATGGTCAGAAAGCAGGTGAGTTGTGGAGGCAGGGGTCAGCTGTTCTTCCCTGTTGGCCCTACCCAGCCTGTAGCTGGGGATCCCTGGAATGGAGAGTCCAAAGAGGCACCTGGCCTGCTGGCGCAAAGGCCTAGACTCAGGAATGTTGCTGTGCTGGGCCAGGCTGGCATAAGTATCTACACACCAGCAGCTGAAGCAAATCCCCTGGCTGGCATTCCAGAGAGAGGCACGTGGGGCCATTGGGGCTGGGGCCTGGCAGCAAGGAGAAAACACATGTCACTCTGGTCACTGGTAGCTCATAGGAGGCCCAGGCCTCCAGGACTCCCCCTACCTTGGGGGCCAGCATATCAGAGCAGCCCAGGGCCCCATTCTGGACTCTGTCTCAGTTTCTTAGTTCGTTTGTCAATATGTCAATATTTATTATAGTCCTGACTACCATAGCAATGGTTGTTACTCCAACAAAATAATATTCTTGTTTCCTATCATAGCCATTTGatagacacagaaaatctgagatacttttttccatttgataggtgagaaaactgaaattcagagagtTTGAATAACTGTCTTAGATTAACAGCTAGTCGATAGTAGAGTAGGGTCTCAAACCTCTGACTCCTAGTCTTTTGTTATATACATCACATCATACTGCCTTTAGATgtcagggaggagaaaggagtCCCAGGGGACACTCAGCCACCCCATCCTCAATCCCCAAATCACATATGCCTACGACCATGCAAGCCAACATAGCTCAGCTGGTGTTCCCTGCAGAACAGGCAATTAGAACAATTACTTTGATTAAAGTTTTATCAACTTCCAAAAAATGATTTGAGATACCTACTATACAGCAATACACAAAAtagattattcatttttaaaagacaaaaaagcagTTGGTAAACTATGAGAAGCCTTCCCATAAGTCAGGGACAAGGCAAGAATGTCTTTTTCACTCCTTCTAACCCTATCATTGCTACCCCAACAttctactggaggtcctagtcagtgcaataagacaagaaaggaTATATGGTATATGGAAATATTGGAAAGGAAAAGGACAATATTAAAATGTCTTTGCAGACAATATGACTGCCTACTCAGAAAATCTAATGGATTCAACtataaaacaattagaactaaTGAAATTAGTATATCCAGTAAGATATAAGATTAACATACAAAAACTTATGGTTCTACAACTttgaaaaaatgaggaaaataattggGAATAACAGATttacaacagcaataaaaatatggTCCCAGATAAACCTAATAAGAAACATGGGGAATATAAACTAAGAAAACTATAAATCTTCACCAAGGAACCTAAAAAAGAAGACCTGAATAAGTAAGACACTTTAGTGTACTCCTGGGTGGAATGACTAAATATTGCAAAATGTCAAATCTATCCAAATTGATCTATAAAGTTGACAGAGTCCCAATCTAAGTCCCAAAGGAATTTGTTTTATGGAGACTGACAGGCTTGGTTCTAAGACTTTCTGGATTTTAAGAATAACCAAGACAACTTGAATAAAAGAACAATGAGAATACTGCAAACAACAATTACTAAAGGTGTGGTTTGGCCCTGCAATAGTCaagtagaccaatggaacagagtaaagCCTTGAACCAGACCAATATATAATGTGGGAAtttcataaaagagaaagatgGCATTCACTGGGGAAAAAGGAAGACTGTTCATAGGTTGGTACAACTTgctattcattttagaaaaatatatctcTACTTTTTgccacataaaaaaataaaatccaaaatagattaaagaatgaaataaagacactataaaaataccataatagaacaaaacaaaacctaaccTCCAAACCAGTATAAAAACAGAACAtttagaaagagaagggaaatatcaaacatttagaaGGAGTTAGTCACCACAGTTGTTTCcaaaaaaatctatatttagTTGTATACTTATTAGCAACCAAAGACAAGCATGGAGACTGTCACTATTTACTGAGaccctactacatgccaggcacagtgccagTTCTCACTGTTTAAACGATAAGAATAagttaatgtaaaaataaaaatttcccataGCTTTATTATTTGACTAAGGGACATTGGGTCTTCTATAACAGTTATGCAAAAGATAGAGAAGTGTTTTTCAAGTGGTCTTAGAGCATGTACATGTGTGTCCATGCTCTGTGTACATGCACCATACATGtactgtgtgtgtacacacacatgcttgCTGGGCTAGATTGGTGTTTAACTTTCCTTGTCTGGCAAGGGACCTAGGGTTTTGGAAATAGCttgaggagggggaagggagtgaagagACTTTGGAAGTGTGTGTAGATGTGTCTCTCTTTTTCCAGACAGTGCCCTGTCtccatcttcctccctcctccctccctcctccctcccttcctccttccatctttccttccttcctcccttccttccttccctcctcccttctttccttccttctttttctttcattttgattttcttttttttaggtatTAATAATGTAATTTATTATAATCAACTAGAAAACTCAGAAAAGTACTAAGGAGAGGGTAAAACTGATCACTTAAAACCTCTTAGAGAAACCATTAATATTTTAGTAAACATCCTAAAAGTTTTGCTGCTTCctggacacatacacacacacacacacacacacacacacacacacacacagtgaatatatatgtattaactgcctactgtgtgcccagcacaaTGCTAGGTGCAGGGAACCTAGCAGTGAGCAAGACAAACCTTTCATTAagaggatacaaaataaataaataacaacaacaaaaaaatcaggcAGGACAAatcctatgaagaaaataaatcaggagTATGTGATTGAGAATGGCTGTGGGGCAGGCTGAGAGGAATTCATCAGGAAGTGGTTATTAAGTCAAGATCTGAATGACAGGAAGAGGACAGCTATTTAAAGATCTCTCTTCCTCTTACACAAATGGAACCATGTTATACTGTTCTTAACCTGCTATTCTCACTTTGCCATGGTCATTTTTCATGTCAATAAATATAGATAAATGCATCATTCTTAATGGTCCATCATATCCCAATGAATATTGATTTATCACAATTTACTTCATCTCCTACTGATGTAtccaattatttattattataaacaacATTATAATAAGTGTTCTTGTGTCAGGTCTTTATCACTTACTTCCTTGGAGCAAATTTCTGGGAACATGGTAGCTGGGTCAAAGAACATGCTGTCGTTCATGTTTTGACCCATAGCCAAATAGCACTCCACAAAGACTGAACTAACACACATGTCTACAAAAAGTGAGGGAAAAGCACACATTTCCACATGTTTTTATCATGGTTGGAATTTCCCATTTTTATAATCTTTGTCAGTACATGAGATTCAATCTTCCATTATTACTTTGACTTGAACTTTTTTGGCCAATAGTAAagtatctttttatgtgtttattggttattttcatttttgtgtgaaTTACCTCTTCAGAGTTTTAACTATTTTTCTAAGAACAATATATTGttgcaaatatgttctctcaGCTTGTCACTTGTCTTTCAGTCTTATTTGTGgttgttcttttttattctctatttctctaACATTCAAAAGCTTAAATTGAGCTAGAAAaccaatcttttcctttaagtctCTGTATCTCCAAAAAGATGTTCACCCATCCAagatgcaataataaaaataaaataataataataaataacccatatttcaagtattttatttaatatttgacTACTGTTATGTATTAATTACTATTTTCTAATTATGCAAACAacatattaatacatttttattataaaacttaAACTCCTCAGTTAAGTCAAAAGTCCCCTAGACGACATCAATCTCAGTTTCTTCCCAGAATCACTTATCAAGACTGATGTGTATCTTTCTCAAGCTTCTGTTATTCATTCACACAAATTACAGTTTAGtttaatttcttttgcttttgcatAAATGATATTGTACTGTATGTATAATTCAACTTTCAATGATACTACAGGTTTTGGAGATCTTTCATGTCAGTACATACAGTCCAATTCATCCTTAACTGATTACTACAGTATTCAGTAATTTGGCTGTATCAAAGGTTATTTAACCCCTAACTTaatgatggatatttaggttgatTCCAATTTATCTCTTTCCAAAtgataatacaataaaaatatctttgttaTATCTCTTTGTGCACATGTTCAAGTATTTCTTTAGGTCAATACTAGAAATTAGAATTCCTGAGTAGAAAGTATGtgcctttaaatttttaatgGGTATTTTCAAATTGTCTCCTCTAATAAGGCTTTTGTAGttattattcaaattttaaaaatcaatttggatttattttggggTAAAGAATAAGGATGGATTGACCTTTTTCCTTTGTATAAATAACTGCTCAGTTGTAGCAAAATGCTTACTTACTAATCCAACCATTTTCCCAATGGATTTGAAATGGtccctttatcatacattaaattCCCATGTGTGCTGGGCTTTAGCCTTGTATTATCTATTATTTCTATTGACATGTTTATTCCTTTATCAGTGCTATATATTTTAGCCACTTTAGCTCTATAACACATTTTAATAGAGAGTAGGACAAGCCTTCcatcattatttgtctttcttaggCTTTTCTTGATATTCTGTGTTTTTCTGGGATaatacacaaattattttttaaaaggagtaaAATGTAGAACGGATGTAAAGAAATACCTCTTTccctatttatattatttatcagCACCCCTCCTTTCTTTTAGGTTGTCATATATAAAAATGCACATTGAGAGAGATTTTATGATTAATGGGCTTGAAGCTAAATATCAATCACAGGAGACAAGGACCAAGGGGTGTAAAGAAATGGTGGTAGAAATCTTAAAAGAGGGTAATAACTACTGTGGGCAATATTTCCTAGTAGAAAGAGAGCTAGGGAGCAGCTAATTGCTAAAGAAATGGTAGGAGGAATCCAGGAAAAcgaaaacaaaacatgaaagcTCAAACTGGATTGGGGGAGTTTTAAGCTAGAAAATAAGAGGTTAAACCTGAATACtgaggaaaaaaagggggaagagggtggtgctGGAGTGAAAAGTCAGCCAGCCAGCCTTCAAGTTCAAAGGAGAGACCACCTCTAAAAAACTTACCAATGTATTAAACTAAGGTTAAAGGAACTTGAACCCTGAGACTGCGCTCTGCAGTTTATCATCCTGTACCCATCATACTgaactaaaacaatttttttaactcATATATACACAGTGAATCTGTGTGGGTATAGATGACCTCCTTGTAGGGTGTCTGGCAAGGTGCAGAGAGGGAAGGTAATGGTGTTAATAAAGGTGATTAACCCTTTTTGTCTTGAGGCCACTCACAGCGAATATTGTTTATCATGTATAAAGTGGTCAGAAGTACCACTTAAAGTGGGGCACATGAAGAAGGTCAGGCCCTCATACCTGGTTGCCAGCTGTCCCTGGTCATGGTGGGTGGTTGGAGGGGCTGTTTTGGCAGTCTTTGTTGTAGAAATCTTCCAGAGATGCCCATCTGGATCCCTAAGGCAGAGTCCCAGCGGGCAGAGGCCACAGGATGTCCCCTTGGATACTGCCAGATGCTCTGGTTGCTGGGCACTCTGCCTGGCAGGCAAAGCAGTTACCATGACAACCCCCCCTCCACAAGCCTGAGGATTTCTTCCATTTCTCCATTTCTATTAAGTACCAAGGTATTCCAGGGACAGGCAAACATAGCTCTCAGGACAGAGAGTCCTCTGCCCCAGGAAAGGAGGCAGGGAAGTGGGGGGTGGAAATGTGTCTATGTTATCCCACAAACCTGCATTAGTATAAATGCATACGTACCTACTTCTGGGTTAAAATGTGTGTCTTTGGTTGTCTATCAATGCATGGATCAGCACGCATCATTCAAATGGTTAATCACTGTTTATCTGCCCATTTGCTTTcctgctctcctcccctctcccctgcccctatGCTGGGAGAGTCACTCCAGCCCCAGCAAAGGGAAAGTGCTGAGTCATGGCTCCAGCTAGGTTTCTGTCTCCTATCCTCCATCTCCATTCTTACTTCAGCCTCTCTCTCACCCGCATCGGGGTATCTCTAGAACTCGGGGCCCTCTTCACCACCTTCCTCCTCAGCCTGGACTCACTTTCCCAAGGTTCACTTCTAGGCAATAAAAGATGCTTCATTCTGCTTCTGCACTCACTCCCTTCTTACCTTGCCTTCTCAGAAGACTACAATGAGCCCTTCTCCGTACCACTGCCCCCTCCCGGAGAAAATAGTAGTCTGACCAAGTTTGACCCAGGAGGCTAATTCTTCCATGTGTTCATGCTGATCCTCCTCCAGTCCCTCACCCCCTAATCCGATTACGGCAGTATCTCATACCTTGGGGCATGGCAAGGAAAGTGAGATTTAACTTGACACCACGCACAGAGGCTTTTTTCCCTTATTTAAGGTCACCCCAGGTTCCTAGAGGTGCGCGCGCCCGCGTGTGTGTGTCTTGTAAAGGCAGGAAGCTATTCAGGGGTTCAGGCGCAGCCTCTAGAGGTCCCCTAAGGGCGGGATGTCTGGGGGAAGTGTCTCTGTAGGCTCACTGGTCTCTTTCCCACCCCGTTTTGGTTTTCCTAATGCAGGAATTCCAATCAAGTAGTCTCGCTAACTAGTTCCTAATCAGGCGGACCAGGATTCTTTCCCCCGCAAGAGGTGGAAGAGTAGAGAACGGCCCCGCCCTCTCAGTCTGGTTACTATGGCGACAGCCGCCGGGTGACTCAAGtgatcctccctccctcctcccaaacCAGGAGAGATGACGGCACCGCGCTGACTGCGCCAAATTTCAGCCAATGGGCGGCTGCTCCCGCCTTCCCTTCCGCTAGCTCTTCACCCCCTCCCTACCCCTCGGGAACTCGATTCACAAATCTGGACAGGGGGTTTCCGGCTCCAAGGCCGCGTGGAAGGGCGCTGGGCTGAGGCTGGGTGAGAGTCAAGGTCTGTCCTCCTAGAAGGGCAAGTGAAAGCCGGCATTCCTGGGTTCTCAGGCCAGAGTCCTGTAACTCGCCACCAGAATAGATCACACCCTACTCTCAAATTATCCGGAAAACCTAGTTGAGGCCGAGTCGCAACGCCTCCTGCCTCACCACACCACCCTGCCTAAGCGCACCCGTCAGCACCACGGACAGCGAGCCCGAGTTTCGTCTTTGTAGGACTCGCGCGGGGTTCTCTCTCCGGATCCTTGAGTTCTGGGCAGCCACTAGGgtcagagacactagtgctctaTTGAAGCCAAGCCTCGTTGGGCCAATGAAACAGTGAATGGGGCACTTAGCCATGTTGCTAAGAATGGAGAGGGACCAAATAGGGGTCTCAAATTAAACAGTTTCTCTTCTTTCAACCCCGAAGAATGGCTCCCATCTCCCAGGCTGTCTGTGCCCTTAGCTTCCTTAGAGATAAAGGGCCAGTCTGAATCTCAAGCAGGCACGGACCTCCGGAGGCTGCCCTGTGTGGGCGTGTGAAACAGCCCAATGGGTGTGGGAAGCATGTGAGGCAGTCAGGTCCCACCTGAGAGTGGTGAACACAGACTGAGTTAGGCCTGTCTGGACTCTTGATAGGATATATGGTAGGAAGAGATGGAAGAGGTAAAGAAAAGCAACAATAATAACTAGGTAGTTCTGCCTTGATAGAGGAACTTTTGTTGTCCTTATCGTTAAATCTCTAAATGGCCTGGGCATTAATGAGGAGCTAGGTCAGACaagatggaggtgggggtggggggtggggattcAGCTTTCTCACCAGGTCTCAATCTTTGGCTACCTCACTTTactctctgtaaaatggaagccAGCGCGGCGGGAGTGGGCGCACGGAAAGAGCAGCAGTTCTCAGAGACTCGACCTTCCCCACTAGGCCCAACTGgggccctcctgccctgcctAAGGCAGTCCCACTCCCGCTCCCTCCCTCCATGGACCCAAAGAAAGGCCGGCGCAAAACCATCTGCAGGCGCTTCCAGCGCTTTATAGTTCGCTCCGGGACAGACGGACAGACAAACAGTGCGGCCCGCGCCGTCGGCCCGCATCATTGGCACCTTGGATACGGCACCAGGCCCAACCCATTCCCTGGTACCCTCCCGGGAGGACTTCGGTCCGGCCTCGGATCAGCACCTCAGACAGCTCCcgttctccctcccccctccctcctgaaacaaccaaataaattaaaaggggaaaagggggaaCAAAAACACCTAAGGATAAGAAAGAGGAGGTGCCCCTCCCCAAGGGTAAGAAGAATTTTCTGTCTCCTCCCACCCTTCCGCTGAGGCGCCGCCGCCGGGGTGGCCTCCTAGGTTGATTTTGCTCCAGAACCTCAGCTTACTGAAGCCGGCAACCCCTCCCCCCACAACTCCCGGCATGCAACACGTTGTAAAAGGTaaggagaggaggtgggggtggggcagaggaccATCCCGGCGGGGTCTGGGCTCCCGGGGCTGCAGTTTCTCGCCGCACCTCAGTCGATTCAAATCAAGAACTAATGCTCCCCGTGGTGTGGGGAAGGTGCATGGGGGTTCAGTAGGGGAAAGAATGCAAGCTGACAATAGGCAGAGTGGGTAAGGCAGACAGGAGGGAAAATGATGACACATGCCAGGAgcgaggagaaagagaagagaagggaagatggGGACACAGGTTTAGAAAGAGAAACGGGGTGTGAAGGATAGTAAGGTAGGGGCAAAGATGGAGACGTAAATACACACCTAAGAACGGAGAATGGAAGGGCAGAGAGAAAGATGGTTAGGCAGACAGGAAGATGAAGATAGAGGAAGGAGGTGATGAATGGTCAAAACCGAGGGAGATGGActtacagacacacccagaaggTAATGGGGGACCCGGGCAGAGATGAGGGCACACACAGAAAGGGTGAGGTTGGGGGTCCCCCTCCCGCActtacccccaaccccaccctacACCCAGCAAATCCGGACGCCGCGGCCTCTGGCGTCCTGGCCTCCACCTTCCCCTGCGGGGCAGGGGCGACTCCTCCTCCGGCCACGGCGCGGAGCGGCGGTAACAGTGGCGGCAGCTTGATGATCCCGGGGACTCCGAGTGTGTGTCAGGGCTGGGACGGGGAGCGGACGCGACCCTTGGGTATCCCTAACGGTCCAGATTCATAGTCCAGTGCTTGGTTCCGGTTGCGCAGCTGTCCCTGGCTGccgaggaggaggcggcggccgcGGGAGTGCCCCCGCTGGGTGGACCTCCGGCGCCGGCTGCGGCCTCGCCCTCGTTCTTGAGGTCTTGAAAGACCTGCGTGAAGAAGTGGGGGTCGGCGTTGAGCCGCAGCATCTGAGGGCTGAGCCGCTGGATGAGGCGCAGGCAGCGTTGCCAGAAGCGCTCCTTGTCGGGCTCCACTAGGAAGGGCTTGAGCGGGTAGGAGATCTCGTTGCCCATGTAGGAGTAGGCGAGGTAGAGGCAGGTGAGGAAGGCGGCCTGCAGCTCTGCAGCCGACGCCAGCTCATCCCCGCGCAGCGACTCGCGGCACAGCAGGTACACGAACACCAGGTTGGCGGGTGTAATGAAGGCTTGGTCTTGCCAGCCCTGCAGCAGCAGTGAGCGGTCCACTCCTCGGAACCAGCCCACTAGCTCGCCAGGGCTCAGCTCCTTGAGGCGGTAGCAGCGTCGGCACACGAAGTCGCCCAGGCAGCGCAGCAGCTCGCCGGTGGACGCCTGCACGATAACCCGCCTCGGCGAGCCGCCAGGCACTGGCGGCACCGTCTGCGGGACTGggggcggcggcggtggcggcttTCCCCCTCCAGAGCTGGGTGGCGGGGCTGCAACGCTGCCCCCCGACGGCGGCTCGCAGGTGACGGCAGCCGCCGGCACGGTGGGCACCGGCACAGCCAGGGGTTTGGCGCCGTCGGGGGGATCCCGGCTCTTGCGGAGAAGGTTTTCTCGGTTGCGTTGCTGGACCAAGGGGTCGGGGCCCGTAGACGCCGGCTTGGGCGTCACCTTCTTGCTGCCTTTCTTCTTCTTGGCAGACGCGGCCACCAGGCGCTTCCAGGTGAGAGCCGAGATGAGCACGGACGGCCGCTTGAGCCGGCTCTCGCCTTTGCCGCCCTTGCCTCCTGGCGGCGCCCCGTAGCCCCCCAGCGCCTCGTCCCCGGCGGGCGGCGCCTTCTTCTTCTCCTCGGGCAGCCCGCCGGGCCTCCGGCCTTTGGCCGAGGAGGCGGGGGAAAGAGAGAGCACCGTGCCCATCCTGCAGAGCGAGGCCGGCGCCCGGGCCCCGGCGGGAACCGCGAGCggcgccgctgccgccgccgccgctgctgcaGCCCCCGGGGACCCGGCGGTGGGGGGGGGGCCTTGCCCCGGCCCGGGCGCGGGAACCGGAGGGGGAAGGTGGTTGCTTGGCTGCTCCGCCGCGACTACCCTGAGTCTGAGCTGCGCCAGCTGCAGCGTCAGCCCCACCCCTTGGGCCCCTTCTTTAGCCGCGCCGCGCCCCGCCTCACGCAGCCAATCCTC is a window encoding:
- the CDK5R2 gene encoding cyclin-dependent kinase 5 activator 2 codes for the protein MGTVLSLSPASSAKGRRPGGLPEEKKKAPPAGDEALGGYGAPPGGKGGKGESRLKRPSVLISALTWKRLVAASAKKKKGSKKVTPKPASTGPDPLVQQRNRENLLRKSRDPPDGAKPLAVPVPTVPAAAVTCEPPSGGSVAAPPPSSGGGKPPPPPPPVPQTVPPVPGGSPRRVIVQASTGELLRCLGDFVCRRCYRLKELSPGELVGWFRGVDRSLLLQGWQDQAFITPANLVFVYLLCRESLRGDELASAAELQAAFLTCLYLAYSYMGNEISYPLKPFLVEPDKERFWQRCLRLIQRLSPQMLRLNADPHFFTQVFQDLKNEGEAAAGAGGPPSGGTPAAAASSSAARDSCATGTKHWTMNLDR